The Sphingomonas sp. So64.6b genome includes a region encoding these proteins:
- a CDS encoding TolC family protein encodes MYRFIAAVLAVACCAGSVQAQHMPVPMSVGAGDPFTLDQALIEAGAASPVAEMGEAGIRAAEAGRVVAGLRPNPSLRVEAENLVGSGAYRGLSSAETTVGVDLPVELGGKRSARIAVADARSVRARIAAAVALGNLRLRVTQAYIEAVAAERRLGVADAQAEIAAEGLRVAHDRVQVGATSPIDEQRADVLRINAATALARARRSAAVTRETLARLVGRTIAEPLDLDWFDRVGDDGPTRPARLNATLARASAVAEFDAADAQVRLARSQRVPDITLSAGARRLAASNDMAAVFGVSIPIPLFNNGTAAVDQARAERDRADAERRLTLGEAERTIASAEAERDNAALDARAAGGPALAAATEAARIARIGYGQGKFGQLDLLEAERTLIETRGAAIHALAAYHDAEARLRRLTAPAPQFTGDDR; translated from the coding sequence ATGTATCGTTTCATCGCGGCCGTGCTGGCCGTCGCGTGCTGTGCGGGTTCCGTGCAGGCGCAACACATGCCGGTCCCCATGTCGGTTGGCGCCGGCGATCCTTTCACGCTCGACCAGGCGCTGATTGAGGCGGGGGCCGCTTCGCCGGTGGCCGAAATGGGTGAGGCGGGGATCAGGGCGGCCGAGGCAGGTCGCGTGGTTGCCGGGCTGCGCCCCAATCCCTCACTGCGGGTCGAGGCGGAGAATCTCGTCGGCAGCGGCGCCTATCGCGGGCTGTCGAGCGCGGAGACGACGGTGGGTGTGGACCTGCCGGTCGAACTTGGCGGCAAGAGGTCGGCGCGGATCGCGGTGGCCGATGCGCGGTCGGTGCGCGCGCGGATCGCCGCGGCGGTCGCTTTGGGCAATCTGCGGTTGCGCGTGACTCAGGCCTATATCGAGGCGGTCGCGGCCGAGCGGCGGCTCGGCGTGGCGGATGCGCAGGCGGAGATCGCGGCGGAAGGGCTGCGCGTGGCACATGACCGGGTGCAGGTCGGCGCGACCTCGCCGATCGACGAGCAGCGCGCCGATGTGCTGCGCATCAATGCCGCGACCGCATTGGCGCGCGCGCGGCGATCGGCGGCGGTGACGCGCGAGACGCTGGCACGGCTGGTCGGCCGGACGATCGCCGAGCCGCTCGACCTCGACTGGTTCGACCGGGTCGGTGACGATGGTCCAACCCGGCCGGCGCGCCTCAATGCGACATTGGCACGAGCGTCGGCGGTCGCGGAGTTCGATGCCGCCGACGCGCAAGTCCGGCTCGCCCGGTCGCAGCGGGTGCCCGACATCACGCTCAGCGCCGGCGCGCGACGGCTGGCGGCGAGCAACGACATGGCGGCGGTGTTCGGCGTGTCGATCCCGATCCCGTTGTTCAACAATGGCACGGCGGCGGTCGACCAGGCGCGGGCCGAGCGCGACCGCGCCGATGCCGAGCGTCGCTTGACGCTGGGTGAGGCGGAGCGGACGATCGCGTCGGCCGAGGCGGAGCGCGACAATGCCGCGCTCGATGCGCGAGCGGCGGGCGGACCTGCGCTCGCCGCCGCGACCGAGGCGGCGCGGATCGCGCGGATCGGATACGGCCAGGGCAAGTTCGGCCAGCTCGATCTGCTCGAGGCCGAACGGACGCTGATCGAAACACGCGGCGCGGCGATCCATGCGCTTGCCGCCTATCATGATGCCGAGGCGCGGCTGAGGCGGCTGACCGCCCCCGCGCCCCAATTCACCGGAGACGATCGATGA
- a CDS encoding polysaccharide biosynthesis C-terminal domain-containing protein translates to MPPESPATDQGADRLILRGAFSTAFGFVIRLGARFLFLLVAGRLFGAALFGAYSLAVAVLEASVALTGLSLKKTLFQQLDRNTGSGPDHRVPAAHIVIDAAILVLAASVAVAAAIMGVVAVLPRSVLAPDTATALFWIAPMIAGQALADILFAATRWTHVVRHEVIGRSIVEPYSLLIGAVIAYAAGFTGTGLIIGYWVGNIVLNGYALIAVRRCFPRFELARYRGGRLIPALRELLPNTGTDVINGVFTRLDLYLVGIFLGERWAGIYGMAQQLRTPLRHARQAFDSMLVPMVARTLSISGNKATVDALATAARVILAVQLAFLVAIVAAGGPMLELFGHGFSAGYTALILLTLAEAAQGTFGLGDFLFVYLRPKTGLLIMLASFVACVAAAIDFTPRWGIAGAAGAVLLATMVQAGLRRLVLRVQLRVRPPLAPLWPPLLAGAAGLGVAIMVPGGTGAGFAPATFVALAAALGTYGAVLWLSLRLSGQRLAISGFASGGDQHS, encoded by the coding sequence TTGCCCCCCGAGTCGCCAGCCACTGATCAGGGGGCGGATCGACTGATCCTGCGCGGTGCGTTTTCCACTGCGTTCGGTTTCGTCATTCGCCTGGGTGCGCGCTTCCTGTTCCTGCTGGTCGCCGGGCGGCTGTTCGGTGCGGCGTTGTTCGGTGCGTATAGCCTGGCCGTCGCGGTGCTCGAGGCGAGCGTCGCGCTGACCGGGCTGTCGCTGAAGAAAACGCTGTTCCAGCAGCTCGATCGCAATACCGGGTCTGGGCCGGACCATCGCGTTCCAGCGGCGCATATCGTGATCGACGCGGCGATCCTGGTGCTCGCGGCAAGTGTGGCGGTGGCGGCGGCGATCATGGGCGTCGTCGCGGTGCTGCCGCGGTCCGTGCTGGCGCCGGATACCGCGACTGCCTTGTTCTGGATCGCGCCGATGATCGCGGGACAGGCGCTGGCCGATATCCTGTTCGCCGCGACGCGCTGGACTCATGTCGTGCGCCACGAAGTGATCGGTCGCAGCATCGTCGAGCCCTATTCGCTGCTGATCGGCGCGGTCATCGCTTATGCCGCGGGCTTTACCGGGACCGGGCTGATCATCGGGTACTGGGTGGGCAATATCGTGCTCAACGGCTATGCGCTGATCGCGGTGCGGCGCTGTTTCCCTCGCTTCGAGCTGGCGCGGTATCGCGGCGGGCGGTTGATCCCGGCGTTGCGCGAGCTGCTGCCCAACACCGGCACCGATGTGATCAACGGGGTGTTCACCCGGCTCGACCTCTATCTGGTCGGCATCTTCCTCGGTGAGCGCTGGGCGGGCATTTACGGCATGGCGCAGCAATTGCGCACGCCGCTGCGCCATGCGCGGCAGGCCTTTGATTCGATGCTGGTGCCGATGGTCGCGCGGACCCTGTCGATCAGCGGCAACAAGGCGACGGTCGATGCGCTGGCAACCGCCGCGCGAGTCATCCTGGCGGTGCAGCTCGCCTTTCTGGTGGCGATCGTCGCCGCCGGCGGGCCGATGCTCGAACTGTTCGGACATGGCTTCAGCGCGGGGTACACGGCGCTGATCCTGCTCACGCTGGCGGAAGCCGCGCAGGGCACGTTCGGGCTGGGCGATTTCCTGTTCGTCTATCTGCGGCCCAAGACCGGGTTGCTGATCATGCTTGCGAGCTTCGTCGCTTGCGTCGCGGCGGCGATCGACTTCACGCCGCGTTGGGGCATCGCCGGGGCGGCGGGCGCGGTGCTGCTCGCGACGATGGTGCAGGCGGGGTTGCGGCGCCTGGTACTGCGCGTGCAGCTGCGCGTCAGGCCGCCGCTGGCACCGTTATGGCCACCGCTGCTGGCGGGCGCGGCCGGGCTTGGTGTCGCGATCATGGTGCCCGGTGGCACGGGAGCGGGATTTGCGCCCGCGACCTTTGTCGCGCTGGCGGCGGCGCTCGGGACTTATGGCGCGGTGCTGTGGCTGTCGCTGCGGCTATCGGGGCAGCGGCTGGCGATCAGCGGGTTTGCTTCGGGCGGGGATCAGCATTCCTGA
- a CDS encoding CDP-alcohol phosphatidyltransferase family protein gives MSNDKITLTDRDVRLTFPNPGHAERLVAGVATAAHAVAQAYRAGARQIWVDIVDGGRLSPQAVDDVRRAGADAALHFVVDHEARLKRAADNGPITAAAVLEATGKASDGLASRLFNRPVSRRISAALLRFPGVRPWHATILVGLVGAAMVLSLLFGGYGGLVAGGLLFQTASLLDGVDGEIARATYRSSPRGALLDTTVDMAINIGFFAAVTVSLTNLYGHNQALAGGTAIVLVATGLSIMALLARRLGKPGDFNFLKRFYQERFPTGLAAKITETLVVVTSRDFFALAFAVVILLGWGQIILFALAGFAVLWLFLVLCAVRPILRDSTSMGTIGSGLAVDDATRLA, from the coding sequence ATGAGTAACGACAAAATCACCCTGACCGACCGCGACGTACGACTGACCTTTCCCAACCCAGGACATGCCGAACGCCTGGTGGCGGGCGTGGCCACCGCCGCGCATGCCGTGGCGCAGGCCTATCGTGCCGGTGCGCGGCAGATCTGGGTCGATATCGTGGATGGCGGACGGTTGTCGCCGCAAGCGGTCGATGACGTGCGCCGCGCCGGCGCCGATGCGGCGCTCCATTTCGTGGTCGATCATGAGGCGCGCTTGAAACGGGCGGCGGACAATGGGCCGATCACCGCGGCCGCAGTGCTCGAGGCGACCGGCAAGGCGAGCGACGGACTGGCCTCGCGCCTGTTCAACCGTCCGGTGTCGCGGCGCATCTCGGCCGCGCTGTTGCGGTTTCCCGGGGTGCGTCCCTGGCATGCCACAATTCTGGTCGGGCTGGTCGGCGCGGCGATGGTGTTGAGCCTGTTGTTCGGCGGCTATGGCGGGCTGGTCGCGGGCGGATTGTTGTTCCAGACGGCTTCGCTGCTCGACGGGGTCGATGGCGAGATCGCCCGCGCGACCTATCGCAGCAGCCCGCGCGGCGCATTGCTGGATACGACGGTCGACATGGCGATCAATATCGGCTTCTTCGCCGCCGTGACGGTGAGCCTGACCAATTTATACGGTCATAACCAGGCGCTGGCGGGCGGCACCGCGATCGTGCTGGTCGCCACCGGATTGTCGATCATGGCATTGCTCGCGCGACGGCTGGGCAAGCCGGGCGATTTCAATTTCCTCAAGCGTTTCTATCAGGAGCGCTTCCCGACCGGGCTGGCGGCGAAGATCACCGAAACGCTGGTGGTTGTCACCAGCCGCGACTTCTTCGCGCTTGCCTTTGCGGTGGTGATTCTGCTCGGCTGGGGACAGATCATCCTGTTCGCGCTGGCCGGCTTTGCGGTGTTGTGGCTGTTCCTGGTGCTGTGCGCGGTGCGGCCGATCCTGCGCGATTCCACTTCGATGGGGACGATAGGCTCCGGCCTCGCAGTCGACGACGCGACACGCCTGGCCTGA
- the arsC gene encoding arsenate reductase (glutaredoxin) (This arsenate reductase requires both glutathione and glutaredoxin to convert arsenate to arsenite, after which the efflux transporter formed by ArsA and ArsB can extrude the arsenite from the cell, providing resistance.): protein MTDFPVTIYHNPDCGTSRNVLAMIEAAGYAPTVIDYRQTGWTREQLERLFAAIGLPARAMLRDKGTPAAELRLGDPALSDAALIDAMVAHPILVNRPIVATPRGTKLCRPSETVLPLLDRQPDRPDRPDRFVKEDGEIVLP, encoded by the coding sequence ATGACCGACTTCCCCGTCACCATCTATCACAATCCCGATTGCGGCACGTCGCGCAACGTGCTCGCGATGATTGAGGCCGCCGGTTACGCGCCAACCGTGATCGACTATCGTCAGACCGGCTGGACTCGCGAGCAGCTCGAACGCCTATTCGCCGCGATCGGCCTGCCCGCGCGCGCCATGTTGCGTGACAAGGGCACGCCCGCAGCTGAACTCAGGCTGGGCGATCCGGCCTTGTCCGATGCCGCGCTGATCGATGCGATGGTCGCGCACCCGATCCTGGTCAATCGCCCGATCGTCGCAACGCCGCGGGGCACGAAGCTGTGCCGCCCGTCCGAAACGGTTCTGCCCTTGCTCGACCGTCAGCCCGACCGGCCCGACCGGCCCGACCGGTTCGTCAAGGAGGATGGCGAGATCGTCCTGCCGTAA
- the arsB gene encoding ACR3 family arsenite efflux transporter, with protein sequence MTASARPPMALSERYLSLWVALCILAGIAAGHLLPALFAAIGSAELASVNLPVALLVWLMIIPMLLKINFAALGGVRQHWKGVGVTLFVNWAIKPFSMALLAALFIGWLFAPLLPPGQASSYIAGLILLAAAPCTAMVFVWSNLCDGDPTYTLAQVALNDVLMLFLFAPLVALLLGVAAITVPWNTLLLSVALYIVVPVVVAQLLRRAVLATGGQLALDRLLARLGPVSLIALLATLVLLFGFQGERIVAQPLVIALLAVPILIQVYLNAGLAYWLNRATGEAHCVAGPSALIGASNFFELAVAAAIGLFGLRSGAALATVVGVLIEVPVMLSVVAIVNRSRTWYESGAAVIRSQAAVIHSKTGAKP encoded by the coding sequence ATGACAGCCTCGGCCCGGCCGCCAATGGCCCTGTCCGAACGCTATCTGAGCTTATGGGTCGCGCTGTGCATCCTGGCCGGGATCGCGGCCGGACATTTGTTGCCGGCGCTGTTCGCGGCGATCGGCTCAGCCGAACTCGCGAGCGTCAACCTGCCGGTCGCGCTGCTGGTGTGGCTGATGATCATTCCGATGCTGCTGAAAATCAATTTCGCCGCGCTCGGCGGCGTGCGGCAACACTGGAAGGGTGTCGGTGTCACGCTGTTCGTGAACTGGGCGATCAAACCTTTTTCGATGGCGCTGCTCGCCGCCTTGTTCATCGGCTGGTTGTTCGCGCCGTTGCTGCCGCCGGGCCAGGCCTCATCCTATATCGCCGGGCTGATCCTGCTTGCCGCCGCGCCATGCACCGCAATGGTCTTTGTCTGGTCCAATCTGTGCGACGGCGACCCGACCTATACGCTGGCGCAGGTCGCGCTGAACGACGTGCTGATGCTGTTCCTGTTCGCACCCCTGGTCGCGCTGCTGCTTGGCGTCGCGGCGATCACCGTGCCGTGGAACACGCTGCTGCTGTCGGTCGCGCTCTATATCGTCGTGCCGGTGGTCGTCGCCCAACTGCTCCGTCGTGCTGTTCTCGCAACAGGCGGGCAGCTCGCGCTCGACCGCCTGCTCGCGCGGCTCGGCCCGGTTTCGCTCATTGCCCTGCTCGCCACGCTGGTGCTGTTGTTCGGTTTCCAGGGGGAAAGGATCGTCGCCCAGCCTTTGGTCATCGCGCTGCTCGCCGTGCCGATCCTGATCCAGGTCTATCTCAACGCCGGTCTCGCTTACTGGCTCAATCGCGCCACCGGCGAAGCGCATTGCGTGGCCGGGCCATCGGCGCTGATCGGCGCGAGCAATTTCTTCGAACTGGCGGTCGCGGCGGCGATCGGGCTGTTCGGCTTGCGCTCCGGCGCCGCGCTGGCGACGGTGGTCGGCGTGCTGATCGAAGTACCGGTCATGCTTTCGGTGGTCGCGATCGTGAACCGTTCCAGGACCTGGTACGAAAGCGGTGCCGCCGTCATCCGTTCTCAGGCAGCCGTCATCCATTCAAAGACGGGGGCCAAACCATGA
- a CDS encoding metalloregulator ArsR/SmtB family transcription factor, producing the protein MQLPTAVEALSALAHGHRLAVFRLLVRAGGEGVAAGEIAREVGVLPNTLSTHLNILGHAGLISSRRDGRSVIYAANYDGMRDLLGFLVADCCGGRPEICGSLGEIAERSACCAEDTPA; encoded by the coding sequence ATGCAACTGCCGACCGCGGTCGAGGCCTTGTCCGCGCTTGCCCATGGCCACCGCCTGGCCGTTTTTCGCCTGCTGGTGCGCGCCGGGGGTGAAGGCGTGGCGGCGGGCGAGATTGCGCGCGAGGTCGGCGTGCTGCCCAACACGCTGTCGACGCACCTCAATATCCTCGGCCATGCCGGATTGATCTCGTCGCGGCGCGACGGGCGTTCTGTGATCTATGCCGCGAATTATGACGGTATGCGCGACCTGCTCGGTTTCCTGGTCGCGGATTGCTGCGGCGGCCGGCCGGAGATTTGCGGTTCGCTCGGCGAGATCGCGGAACGGTCCGCCTGCTGTGCGGAAGACACGCCGGCATGA
- a CDS encoding ArsI/CadI family heavy metal resistance metalloenzyme, with translation MKRLHMHVSVPDIDQAVLFYTTLFDAPPSVVKHDYAKWMLEDPRVNLAISARDRDAGVNHVGIQVDSAEELAVLASRLKAAGNTTFDQEATTCCYAKSDKSWVTDTAGVRWETFYTMGEATSYGEDEVIPASGCGTTGEGAACQ, from the coding sequence ATGAAGCGTTTGCATATGCATGTCAGTGTTCCCGACATCGATCAGGCCGTGCTGTTCTACACCACCCTGTTCGACGCGCCGCCCTCGGTGGTGAAGCATGATTATGCCAAATGGATGCTCGAGGATCCGCGCGTGAACCTCGCCATCTCGGCGCGCGATCGCGACGCCGGCGTCAATCATGTCGGCATCCAGGTCGATAGCGCGGAGGAGCTTGCCGTACTGGCATCGCGGCTGAAAGCGGCGGGCAACACGACCTTCGACCAGGAAGCAACCACCTGCTGCTATGCGAAGTCCGACAAGAGCTGGGTGACCGACACCGCCGGGGTGCGCTGGGAAACCTTCTACACCATGGGTGAAGCGACCTCCTACGGTGAGGACGAAGTGATCCCGGCCAGTGGTTGCGGTACCACGGGAGAGGGGGCGGCGTGCCAGTGA
- a CDS encoding ribosomal protein L7/L12: MFIPIPILIFSGAIFLLLLALVLRSQRGRDPLLGGQPSAYRPVPTRHGGPADAPVSVLPPEVEAEVRALLAAGRKIEAIKRARDATHMGLKETKDMVEALK; this comes from the coding sequence ATGTTTATTCCCATCCCCATCCTGATTTTCAGCGGCGCGATCTTCTTGCTGCTGCTCGCCCTGGTGCTGCGTTCGCAGCGTGGACGCGATCCGCTGCTCGGCGGTCAGCCCTCGGCCTATCGGCCAGTGCCGACGCGGCATGGCGGCCCGGCCGACGCGCCTGTTTCGGTGTTACCGCCCGAGGTCGAGGCCGAAGTGCGCGCGTTGCTCGCGGCGGGGCGCAAGATCGAAGCGATCAAGCGTGCCCGCGACGCCACCCATATGGGCTTGAAGGAAACCAAGGATATGGTCGAGGCGCTGAAATAA
- a CDS encoding glycoside hydrolase family 3 protein, giving the protein MVDARTQKRPAATPASAPVKISAEARAAKLVKQMTRAEKLQLAFSFFPPQATGKSGSPTDMIPSAGHVPPIPRLGIPALRESDASLGVANQVEQRKGDVATALPAGLATAATFDPEFAYRGGAMIGSEARAKRFNILLAGGVNLTRDPWNGRNFEYLGEDPLLAGVMAGEAIRGVQSNHIVSTVKHYALNSQETGRMVLNARIGEAALRESDLLAFEIAIERGRPGSVMCAYNQLNGEYACENRVLLTDILRKDWGYKGWVMSDWGGVHSTAKAALAGLDQQSGKELDKQPYFAAPLAAAVADGSVPEARLDEMITRILTGVIENGLLDHPMPATAQPIDYATNAVIAQRTAEAGIVLLKNDNAILPLARTAKRIVLIGGHADVGVLSGGGSSQVRSVGGAPVEIPLTSGAAASFARVTWHASSPLAAIRKLAPGAEISFVDGRDPAAAAAAAKHADVAIVFATQWQTEAQDAETLVLPDNQDALIDAVVAANRKTVVILETGGPVLMPWIDRVAGVIQAWYPGQRGGEAIAGIVFGMVNPSGRLPITFPRSADQAPRPAPVGLETLKTAADRTAAANSNGAADAAPTHFPIDYQEGSDVGYRWYAAKKLTPLFPFGHGLSYSSFAYANLKVGGGTTLTVSFDVTNKGARAGADVPQVYVAHASGAPRLAAFKRVMLKPGESRHVTLTAEPRILADWDVTGHQWHIAGGSYRVKVAKDVADAGLVTETVLAERRFAK; this is encoded by the coding sequence ATGGTCGATGCGCGCACCCAGAAGCGCCCCGCCGCGACACCCGCCAGTGCACCGGTAAAAATCAGTGCCGAAGCGCGCGCGGCGAAGCTGGTCAAGCAGATGACCCGCGCCGAAAAACTCCAGCTCGCTTTCAGCTTCTTCCCGCCTCAGGCGACCGGCAAATCCGGTTCGCCGACTGACATGATCCCCTCGGCCGGCCATGTCCCGCCGATCCCCCGCCTCGGCATTCCGGCTCTGCGCGAAAGCGATGCGAGCCTTGGCGTCGCCAACCAGGTCGAACAGCGCAAAGGCGATGTCGCGACCGCGCTTCCCGCCGGGCTCGCCACCGCCGCGACCTTCGATCCCGAGTTCGCGTATCGCGGCGGCGCGATGATCGGGTCGGAAGCGCGCGCCAAGCGCTTCAACATCCTGCTTGCGGGCGGCGTCAATCTGACGCGCGATCCGTGGAACGGGCGCAATTTCGAATATCTCGGCGAGGATCCGCTACTCGCCGGCGTGATGGCGGGCGAGGCGATCCGCGGCGTGCAGAGCAATCACATCGTCTCCACGGTCAAGCATTACGCGCTCAATTCGCAGGAGACCGGGCGCATGGTGCTCAACGCGCGGATCGGCGAGGCGGCACTGCGCGAAAGCGATCTGCTCGCGTTCGAGATCGCGATCGAGCGCGGCCGGCCCGGATCCGTGATGTGCGCCTATAATCAGCTCAACGGCGAATATGCGTGCGAGAACCGTGTCCTGCTGACCGACATCCTGCGCAAGGACTGGGGTTATAAGGGTTGGGTCATGTCCGATTGGGGCGGGGTTCATTCGACCGCGAAAGCCGCGCTCGCCGGACTCGACCAGCAATCGGGCAAGGAACTCGACAAGCAACCTTATTTCGCCGCCCCGCTCGCCGCCGCCGTCGCCGATGGCAGTGTCCCCGAAGCGCGGCTCGACGAGATGATCACGCGCATCCTGACCGGGGTGATCGAAAACGGCCTGCTCGATCATCCGATGCCGGCCACCGCGCAGCCGATCGATTATGCCACCAACGCGGTGATCGCGCAGCGTACTGCAGAGGCCGGCATCGTCCTGCTCAAGAACGACAACGCGATCCTGCCGCTGGCCAGAACGGCGAAACGCATCGTGCTGATCGGCGGCCATGCCGATGTCGGCGTCCTGTCGGGCGGCGGATCGTCACAGGTCCGCTCGGTCGGCGGCGCGCCGGTCGAGATTCCATTGACCAGCGGCGCAGCGGCTTCGTTCGCGCGCGTCACCTGGCACGCATCCTCGCCGCTCGCCGCGATCCGCAAGCTCGCGCCGGGGGCCGAGATCAGTTTCGTCGATGGCCGCGACCCCGCCGCCGCGGCGGCCGCAGCCAAGCACGCCGATGTCGCGATCGTCTTCGCGACGCAGTGGCAGACCGAGGCGCAGGATGCCGAGACACTCGTCCTGCCCGACAATCAGGACGCACTGATCGATGCGGTCGTCGCCGCCAATCGCAAGACGGTCGTTATACTCGAAACCGGCGGCCCGGTGCTGATGCCGTGGATCGACCGCGTCGCTGGCGTGATCCAGGCCTGGTATCCCGGCCAGCGCGGCGGCGAAGCGATCGCCGGTATCGTGTTCGGCATGGTCAATCCCTCGGGCCGCCTGCCGATCACGTTCCCGCGCTCGGCCGATCAGGCGCCGCGCCCCGCCCCGGTCGGGCTGGAAACGCTGAAGACCGCCGCCGACCGCACCGCCGCGGCCAATTCGAACGGTGCCGCAGACGCCGCGCCGACCCATTTCCCGATCGATTATCAGGAGGGAAGCGATGTCGGGTATCGCTGGTACGCGGCGAAGAAGCTGACTCCGCTTTTCCCATTCGGCCACGGCCTGTCCTATTCCAGTTTCGCCTATGCGAATTTGAAGGTTGGCGGGGGCACGACGCTGACGGTCAGCTTCGACGTGACTAACAAGGGCGCTCGCGCTGGCGCCGACGTGCCGCAGGTCTATGTCGCGCATGCCAGTGGTGCGCCGCGCCTCGCCGCCTTCAAGCGCGTGATGCTGAAACCGGGCGAGAGCCGGCATGTCACCCTGACCGCCGAACCGCGTATCCTCGCCGATTGGGATGTGACCGGCCACCAATGGCACATCGCCGGCGGGTCTTATCGCGTGAAGGTGGCGAAGGATGTGGCGGATGCGGGGCTTGTCACTGAGACGGTGCTGGCGGAGCGGCGCTTCGCGAAGTGA